The following are from one region of the Thiocapsa rosea genome:
- a CDS encoding symmetrical bis(5'-nucleosyl)-tetraphosphatase, which translates to MSIYAVGDIQGCYRELRQLLDRLRFDPGVDRLWLVGDLVNRGPESLAVLRFVHDLGDCAVTVLGNHDLHLLALAEGNTRHAGKSTLDEVLRAPDRDALLHWLRHRPLLHHDSDIGFAMIHAGVPPQWSLQDTQARANELESALRGPDYRAYLMAMYGNKPKRWSPDLTGMDRLRFITNCLTRLRFCASDGALALGEKGEIGSQSAGRLPWFRMQDRRTRNDRIIFGHWSTIGYLAEHNVWGLDSGCLWGGALTAIRIDGDGDGDGDGDGDGDGDGKRSITPIQIDCAGYLRPGSD; encoded by the coding sequence ATGTCCATCTATGCCGTCGGCGACATCCAGGGATGCTATCGGGAGCTGCGGCAACTGCTCGACAGGCTCCGGTTCGATCCGGGTGTGGACCGACTTTGGCTCGTCGGCGACCTGGTCAATCGCGGGCCTGAATCGCTAGCCGTACTGCGGTTCGTGCACGATCTAGGCGATTGTGCCGTCACGGTCCTCGGCAACCACGACCTGCATCTCCTCGCCTTGGCCGAAGGCAATACCCGGCACGCGGGCAAGAGCACGCTCGACGAGGTCCTGCGGGCGCCGGACCGCGACGCACTCCTGCACTGGTTGCGCCATCGCCCGTTGCTGCATCATGATTCTGACATCGGTTTCGCGATGATCCATGCCGGTGTTCCGCCGCAATGGAGCCTTCAAGACACTCAAGCCCGCGCAAACGAACTCGAGTCGGCCCTTCGCGGGCCGGACTATCGCGCTTACCTGATGGCCATGTACGGCAACAAACCCAAGCGCTGGTCACCCGATCTGACCGGCATGGACCGTCTGCGGTTCATCACCAACTGCCTGACGCGACTGCGGTTCTGCGCGTCTGACGGCGCCCTTGCCCTGGGCGAGAAGGGCGAGATCGGGAGTCAATCGGCCGGACGCCTGCCCTGGTTTCGGATGCAGGACCGGCGCACCCGCAATGATCGGATTATCTTCGGCCACTGGTCCACCATCGGCTATCTCGCCGAGCACAACGTCTGGGGACTCGACAGCGGCTGCCTTTGGGGCGGCGCGCTGACCGCGATCCGGATCGACGGCGACGGCGACGGCGACGGCGACGGCGACGGCGACGGCGACGGCGACGGAAAGAGGTCGATCACACCGATCCAGATCGACTGCGCGGGCTATCTGCGGCCCGGATCCGACTGA
- a CDS encoding Crp/Fnr family transcriptional regulator: MDNRLLASLPDEDHRQVLTRCESVELALDEVINEPGEQIRHVYFPTDCFFSLVTPPIDHAGLEVRLVGSEGMIGTPLILGIDVTLLRTVVRGAGPAWRMTVERFPEALGQSVALRITLNRYLFVLTNQVEQMVACTRFHVLEARLARWLLMTQDRAHSDHFHATHEFLAVLLGVRRVGVTKAATALQKRNLIHYSRGDIRVLDRAGLKAAACGCYGESESIYDRFLG; the protein is encoded by the coding sequence TTGGACAATCGTCTTCTCGCCTCTCTGCCGGACGAGGATCATCGGCAGGTGCTGACCCGCTGCGAGTCGGTCGAGCTTGCGCTCGACGAGGTGATCAACGAGCCCGGCGAGCAGATCCGCCACGTCTACTTCCCCACGGACTGCTTCTTCTCTCTGGTGACGCCGCCGATCGATCACGCCGGTCTGGAGGTCAGACTGGTCGGCAGCGAGGGAATGATCGGAACACCACTGATCTTGGGGATCGACGTGACACTGCTGCGCACCGTTGTCCGGGGTGCCGGTCCCGCCTGGCGTATGACAGTGGAGCGATTCCCCGAGGCGCTCGGGCAGAGCGTCGCACTCCGGATCACGCTGAACCGCTATCTCTTCGTGTTGACGAATCAGGTCGAGCAGATGGTCGCCTGCACAAGGTTCCATGTGCTGGAAGCGCGTCTCGCCCGCTGGTTGCTGATGACTCAGGACCGGGCGCATTCGGATCACTTCCACGCCACCCATGAGTTCCTGGCCGTCTTACTCGGGGTGCGCAGGGTCGGCGTGACCAAGGCTGCGACGGCGCTGCAAAAGCGCAATCTCATTCACTACAGCCGCGGCGACATTCGCGTTCTCGATCGGGCCGGACTGAAAGCCGCAGCCTGCGGCTGTTACGGGGAGTCGGAATCGATTTACGACCGATTCCTGGGCTGA
- a CDS encoding helix-turn-helix transcriptional regulator: protein MDRFDRIFELNRILQAARHPVSRQRLQDALECSRATVTRLIEDMRLHLNAPIVYDRDLNGYTYDLADGAMYELPGLWFNASELHALLTVQQLLTSVEPGLLDPHLKPLQKRIGDLLELQRPGFDGLSARVRIMQVGARRSGRHFQTVAGALAQHQRLRIRYFNRGDDRHSDREVSPQRLTYYRDNWYLDAWCHLREGLRTFALDAIEAARQLSTTALPVADEELDRHFAVSYGIFAGTPQQTAVLRFSPERARWVAKEQWHRDQTGQFLEDGRYELRIPYSNALELTMDVLRYGPDVEVVEPAILRDLVRDRLAAALAQYG, encoded by the coding sequence GTGGACCGCTTCGACCGGATCTTCGAGCTCAACCGCATCCTTCAGGCGGCTCGACATCCGGTCTCGCGGCAGCGCTTGCAGGACGCACTCGAGTGCTCGCGCGCGACCGTTACGCGGCTCATCGAGGACATGCGTCTGCACCTGAATGCGCCGATCGTCTACGACCGGGATCTCAACGGCTACACGTACGATCTGGCCGACGGGGCGATGTACGAGCTGCCCGGTCTTTGGTTCAACGCCTCCGAGCTGCATGCCCTGCTGACGGTGCAGCAGCTCTTGACGAGCGTCGAGCCGGGTCTGCTCGATCCGCATCTCAAGCCGCTGCAGAAACGCATCGGTGATCTCCTCGAGCTGCAACGCCCCGGTTTCGACGGGCTTTCGGCGCGGGTGCGGATCATGCAGGTGGGCGCGCGGCGCAGCGGCCGCCACTTTCAGACGGTCGCCGGCGCCTTGGCTCAACATCAGCGGCTGCGGATCCGCTATTTCAATCGCGGCGACGATCGGCACAGCGACCGCGAGGTGTCGCCCCAGCGTCTCACCTACTACCGCGACAACTGGTATCTCGACGCCTGGTGTCATCTGCGCGAGGGCCTGCGGACCTTTGCACTGGATGCGATCGAGGCGGCGCGCCAGCTGTCCACGACGGCCTTGCCGGTGGCGGACGAGGAGCTCGATCGACACTTCGCCGTCTCCTACGGGATCTTCGCCGGCACACCGCAGCAAACGGCCGTGCTGCGATTCAGCCCCGAGCGCGCCCGCTGGGTCGCCAAGGAACAATGGCATCGGGATCAGACGGGGCAATTCCTCGAGGACGGGCGCTACGAGCTGCGCATCCCCTACAGCAATGCGCTCGAGCTGACGATGGATGTGCTCAGGTACGGGCCGGATGTCGAGGTCGTCGAGCCGGCGATCCTGCGCGATCTGGTTCGGGATCGTCTCGCTGCGGCGCTCGCACAGTACGGCTAA
- a CDS encoding Gfo/Idh/MocA family protein, whose product MSDKLRVAVIGVGYLGRFHALIYSRMPDVDLVGVVDADPARAATVAAEAGCAACARIEDVLGRVDAVSIVVPTTAHLEAAAPFLSRGIPVLLEKPIAASLADGVEIVRLARAHNATLQIGHVERFNAGVMALAQRIHAPVYIEAQRMGGFTERATDVDVVSDLMIHDIDIILSLVGGRIANISAVGASVLTDHVDIASARLEFDQGTVANVVASRVSEKTTRRIRVFQPGSYLSLDFIEQTIDIAAPRSIAGSARPEITRERINVEPVKPLDLELAEFVRCIREGRPPLVDGQTGLNALEVALEVRARTGH is encoded by the coding sequence ATGTCCGATAAACTCCGCGTCGCCGTCATCGGTGTCGGCTATCTGGGGCGTTTCCATGCCCTGATCTACTCGCGCATGCCTGATGTCGATCTGGTGGGCGTGGTCGATGCCGACCCGGCCCGAGCTGCAACGGTCGCCGCCGAGGCCGGTTGCGCCGCCTGTGCGCGGATCGAGGATGTCCTCGGGCGGGTCGATGCGGTCAGTATCGTCGTTCCGACGACTGCGCATCTCGAGGCGGCGGCGCCTTTCCTCTCGCGGGGCATTCCCGTCCTGCTCGAAAAGCCGATCGCGGCGAGCCTGGCCGACGGGGTCGAGATCGTTCGCCTTGCGCGCGCGCACAATGCCACCCTGCAGATCGGGCATGTCGAGCGGTTCAACGCCGGCGTCATGGCCCTGGCGCAACGTATCCACGCGCCGGTCTATATCGAGGCCCAGCGGATGGGCGGATTCACGGAGCGCGCGACCGATGTCGACGTGGTCTCGGATCTCATGATCCACGACATCGACATCATCCTTTCGCTGGTCGGGGGCCGTATCGCCAACATCTCGGCCGTAGGTGCATCCGTCCTGACGGATCATGTCGACATCGCAAGTGCCCGATTGGAGTTCGACCAAGGCACCGTGGCCAACGTCGTCGCCAGCCGCGTCTCGGAGAAGACCACGCGCCGGATCCGGGTCTTCCAACCGGGCAGCTATCTCTCGCTCGACTTCATCGAGCAGACCATCGATATCGCCGCGCCCCGCAGCATCGCCGGTTCCGCACGCCCGGAGATCACGCGCGAGCGCATCAATGTCGAGCCGGTCAAACCGCTGGATCTCGAGCTTGCCGAGTTCGTGCGCTGTATCCGCGAGGGACGCCCGCCGCTGGTGGACGGTCAAACCGGGTTGAACGCGCTAGAGGTTGCTCTGGAGGTTCGTGCTCGTACTGGTCATTAA
- a CDS encoding carboxypeptidase-like regulatory domain-containing protein, producing MTNKNLRSLMAMALMFGGAAAQSAGPEKSGNMDTPIPATPGIQLAETRTEYGIRPAETSGSETSSDLAAPGRESSGEGSSEIKTDGDIRYVSGGIGESERTELDALSSQFNLRLLFATEGSGEYLSSVKVNILDARGGPILSAQSKGPWFFAQLPPGDYSVEVTPTGLRGQDETQRKTFSLDGSGQSRFDFYWKK from the coding sequence ATGACCAACAAAAATTTACGAAGCCTGATGGCGATGGCGCTGATGTTCGGGGGCGCAGCGGCACAGTCCGCCGGACCGGAGAAGTCGGGCAACATGGACACGCCGATTCCCGCAACCCCCGGTATACAGCTTGCGGAGACGCGCACGGAGTATGGAATTCGGCCGGCCGAGACCTCTGGTTCGGAGACGTCGTCCGATCTCGCCGCACCGGGCCGTGAGTCGTCGGGGGAAGGGTCATCGGAGATCAAAACCGATGGCGACATTCGCTACGTGTCGGGCGGCATCGGTGAAAGTGAACGAACCGAACTCGATGCCTTGTCCAGTCAGTTCAACCTGCGTTTGCTGTTCGCGACAGAGGGCAGCGGGGAATATCTCTCGTCGGTGAAAGTGAACATTCTGGATGCGCGCGGTGGACCGATCTTGAGCGCCCAATCGAAAGGCCCTTGGTTTTTCGCTCAACTGCCGCCGGGCGACTACAGTGTAGAAGTCACCCCGACCGGTTTACGCGGTCAGGACGAGACTCAGCGCAAAACATTCAGTCTGGATGGTTCGGGCCAATCGCGTTTTGACTTCTACTGGAAGAAATAG
- a CDS encoding Thivi_2564 family membrane protein — protein MNLINLIVVLVVIGVILWLINNYIPMDGTIKKILNVVVVIVVVLWLLSAFGLLGPMSGIRIG, from the coding sequence ATGAATTTGATTAACTTGATCGTCGTTTTGGTCGTCATCGGAGTCATCCTATGGCTGATCAATAACTACATTCCGATGGATGGAACCATCAAGAAGATCCTGAATGTGGTGGTCGTGATCGTCGTGGTGCTTTGGCTGCTGTCCGCTTTCGGGCTCCTCGGCCCCATGTCCGGAATACGCATCGGGTAA
- a CDS encoding DUF29 domain-containing protein, translating into MESTYDADFYAWANTQAALLRSGRIDQADIEHIAEEIESMGKSELRELENRLARLFTHLLKWQFQPNRRSRSWTLTIKEQRRRLHRHLAQNPSLKAKLEQAVVDAYGDAILEAARETGLAEETFPPVCPFTVEQILNEDVPGDEPKAI; encoded by the coding sequence ATGGAGAGCACCTACGACGCGGATTTTTACGCCTGGGCCAACACCCAAGCCGCACTCCTGCGCAGCGGACGGATCGACCAGGCCGACATCGAGCATATCGCGGAGGAGATCGAGAGCATGGGCAAGAGCGAGTTGCGGGAGCTTGAAAACCGACTCGCGCGGCTATTTACACATCTGCTCAAGTGGCAATTCCAGCCCAATCGGCGCAGTCGAAGTTGGACACTGACGATCAAAGAGCAGCGCCGACGTCTTCATCGGCACCTCGCACAGAACCCCAGTCTCAAGGCGAAGCTGGAGCAAGCCGTCGTGGACGCCTATGGCGATGCCATCCTCGAAGCGGCCCGCGAGACCGGCCTCGCCGAGGAGACCTTCCCGCCGGTCTGCCCCTTCACCGTCGAGCAGATCCTGAACGAAGATGTTCCGGGCGACGAGCCAAAAGCCATCTAA
- a CDS encoding dihydrofolate reductase — protein MTSTERQAPPLCLVAAIADNGVIGRENRLPWHLPADLGHFKQLTLDKTIVMGRRTWESLPGLLPRRRHIVLSRDPAFRPDGCLVVDSLDAAIDAAGPVPELLIVGGAALYAETLPRADVLYLTQVRAVIEGDAWFPRWDPADWVEVSRVERPSDERNAYAMTFSELCRVSGACP, from the coding sequence ATGACATCGACCGAACGCCAAGCCCCGCCCCTCTGTCTGGTCGCCGCCATCGCGGACAACGGTGTGATCGGTCGAGAGAATCGACTGCCTTGGCATCTGCCGGCCGATTTGGGTCACTTCAAACAGCTCACGCTCGACAAGACGATCGTCATGGGGCGGCGGACCTGGGAGTCCTTGCCCGGCCTGTTGCCGCGTCGACGCCACATCGTGCTGTCGCGTGATCCGGCATTTCGCCCGGACGGCTGTCTCGTCGTGGATTCATTGGATGCCGCGATCGATGCGGCCGGGCCGGTCCCCGAGCTCTTGATTGTCGGCGGGGCAGCACTTTACGCCGAGACGCTTCCGCGCGCAGACGTTCTCTATTTGACCCAGGTGCGTGCCGTTATCGAGGGCGATGCCTGGTTTCCGCGCTGGGATCCGGCGGATTGGGTCGAGGTGAGCCGGGTCGAGCGTCCGTCCGACGAGCGCAATGCGTATGCGATGACCTTCTCGGAGCTCTGCCGCGTGTCCGGGGCTTGCCCATAA
- the apaG gene encoding Co2+/Mg2+ efflux protein ApaG, producing MKEFSIKISANSQYQPERSSPGEGRYVFAYTIVIENHGDQSARLLDRHWIITDADGKAQEVRGEGVVGEQPHLKPGERFEYTSGTIIATPIGSMHGSYGMISDDGTRFDADIPAFSLASAMTIH from the coding sequence GTGAAAGAGTTTTCGATCAAGATTTCGGCCAATAGTCAGTACCAGCCGGAACGATCTTCCCCCGGAGAAGGACGTTATGTGTTCGCTTATACGATCGTGATCGAGAATCACGGAGACCAATCGGCGCGACTGCTCGATCGGCACTGGATCATCACGGACGCTGACGGTAAGGCTCAGGAGGTCAGGGGAGAGGGTGTTGTCGGGGAGCAGCCGCACCTGAAACCGGGTGAACGTTTCGAGTATACGAGCGGCACCATCATCGCTACCCCGATCGGCAGCATGCACGGCAGTTACGGCATGATCAGCGACGATGGGACCCGCTTCGATGCCGATATTCCGGCCTTCTCGTTGGCGTCCGCCATGACCATTCACTGA